Proteins co-encoded in one Spirosoma endbachense genomic window:
- a CDS encoding DUF6588 family protein produces the protein MKTFYRSGLYLWLFFTAQFGYSQTLNDYLSAYQGPNKEGYLQPLADLVISGMNTGLQPSVQIEKRFYVRFNLTALDAMPMGSQKTFSATTEGSFTPRQTVTVPTIVGDNDPVSVAGTKGLTYVFPGGYGLKQLFWAVPQLTIGGIRGTELSLRLLPYDFGGDFGKLQILGVSLRHDVGQYFLKNSPLTLNAGYAFNKSDIGNYIAIQSHYGYVQAGVSNKRVGAFVWAGYQTGTFDVRYTYIENTTSQSVTANLKTKQPFLGGVGVHAQLGFFSLGAGVGGPSPLTGYATLGLRFGSSKE, from the coding sequence ATGAAAACATTTTACCGAAGCGGGCTCTATCTATGGCTCTTTTTTACGGCTCAGTTTGGCTATAGCCAGACGCTGAACGACTACTTAAGTGCCTATCAGGGGCCGAATAAGGAGGGTTATCTGCAACCTCTGGCCGATCTGGTAATTTCGGGAATGAATACCGGTCTGCAACCTTCGGTTCAGATCGAGAAACGATTCTACGTCCGATTTAATCTGACAGCACTGGACGCCATGCCAATGGGTTCTCAAAAAACCTTCAGCGCTACTACGGAGGGCAGCTTTACACCCCGGCAAACGGTTACTGTACCAACCATTGTCGGTGATAATGATCCCGTATCGGTGGCTGGCACGAAGGGATTGACTTACGTATTTCCGGGTGGTTATGGGCTGAAACAATTGTTTTGGGCAGTCCCGCAACTAACTATTGGCGGAATTCGGGGTACGGAGCTATCGCTTCGATTGCTCCCCTATGATTTTGGCGGAGATTTTGGCAAGCTGCAAATTCTGGGTGTAAGCCTTCGACACGACGTAGGGCAGTATTTTCTGAAGAATTCACCCCTGACGCTCAATGCAGGCTATGCTTTTAACAAATCGGATATCGGCAACTACATAGCCATACAGAGTCATTACGGCTATGTGCAGGCCGGGGTGAGCAACAAACGGGTGGGCGCTTTTGTGTGGGCGGGCTATCAGACCGGCACCTTCGATGTGCGCTATACCTATATTGAAAATACAACATCGCAATCGGTTACGGCTAATCTAAAAACTAAACAGCCATTTCTGGGCGGTGTTGGGGTACATGCCCAACTCGGATTTTTCTCGCTGGGAGCCGGTGTGGGCGGCCCGTCTCCATTGACTGGCTATGCTACTCTCGGTTTACGATTCGGATCTTCAAAAGAGTAA
- a CDS encoding tryptophan-rich sensory protein: MNDKLRQFLVVFSIISLIVMNYLSNTGAFGGRTNANISDKYHTMITPAGYAFSIWGIIFLGLLAFAIFQALPAQRTNPRFRSIGGWVILNAFCNAIWSPLFNNERIGLALIVILVMLFSLVVIEQQLLERRHESLLPTDPDATLPESAASPAETWIARIPFSIYFGWLTVATILTVAVYLKATDFSLMGLSEQTWAISILFVGLLVGALVFNRYRSVAYILVFAWAYVAIAVEQSGNGQLPLVAGAGAIVAVVLAIIGLISRKTPSYS; encoded by the coding sequence ATGAACGATAAACTTCGCCAATTTCTCGTCGTTTTCAGCATCATCTCGCTGATTGTGATGAACTACCTATCCAATACAGGCGCGTTTGGAGGGAGAACCAACGCCAATATATCCGATAAATATCACACGATGATTACGCCTGCGGGTTATGCCTTTTCGATCTGGGGAATCATTTTCCTGGGTCTACTGGCATTCGCAATCTTTCAGGCGCTACCTGCACAGCGAACAAATCCGCGCTTTCGGTCAATCGGCGGGTGGGTTATTCTGAATGCGTTCTGCAATGCAATCTGGAGTCCGCTGTTCAACAATGAACGGATTGGCCTGGCCTTGATCGTTATTCTGGTTATGCTGTTCTCGCTGGTTGTTATCGAGCAACAACTCCTTGAACGTCGGCACGAGTCACTGCTACCTACTGACCCCGATGCAACATTGCCTGAATCAGCAGCCTCTCCCGCAGAAACCTGGATAGCCCGTATTCCGTTTTCAATTTACTTCGGCTGGCTGACTGTTGCTACAATCCTTACTGTCGCGGTTTATCTGAAAGCGACGGATTTTAGCCTGATGGGGCTAAGCGAACAAACATGGGCCATCTCGATACTATTCGTTGGACTGCTTGTTGGAGCATTGGTATTTAACCGGTACCGGAGTGTGGCCTATATTCTGGTGTTTGCCTGGGCTTACGTGGCTATTGCCGTGGAGCAGTCAGGAAATGGGCAACTACCGCTAGTGGCCGGGGCTGGGGCAATTGTAGCGGTAGTGCTGGCGATTATAGGATTGATCTCCCGAAAAACTCCCTCGTATAGCTGA
- the glpK gene encoding glycerol kinase GlpK, with protein MPTYVAAIDQGTTSTRCIVFDRQGQIVSLAQKEHKQIYPQPGWVEHDPEEIWRNTLEVIALARIKAKLSVHDIVAVGITNQRETTVVWNRRTGKPYYNAIVWQDMRTADLVIEFAKAGGQDRFRSQTGLPLATYFSGLKLKWLLDNVPDLRDDAERGDALFGNMDTFVVWNLTGGIHGGLHLTDVTNASRTQLMNLRTLNWDDELLETFTVPRTMLPQIRPSSEVYGTVSSEVLPGVPVAGILGDQQAALVGQTCYEPGQAKNTYGTGCFLLMNTGTELRESTYGLLTTVAYQFKDEPVHYALEGSVAITGALVQWLRDNLGIIKKSTDIESLARSVDDNGGAYFVPAFSGLYAPHWKADARGVIAGLTRFVNKGHLARAVLEATAYQTVDVVRAMEQDAGVSLKSLRVDGGMVINSLLMQFQSDVLNGPVVCPQMTETTALGAAYAAGLAVGYWKNLDDLRQNWGVARTYEPNMDDAQRKRLMHGWQKAVERSFGWED; from the coding sequence ATGCCCACTTATGTAGCCGCCATTGACCAGGGCACAACCAGCACCCGCTGCATTGTGTTCGACCGGCAGGGCCAGATTGTATCGCTGGCTCAAAAAGAACACAAGCAGATCTATCCACAACCTGGCTGGGTTGAACACGATCCAGAAGAAATCTGGCGTAATACTCTGGAAGTCATTGCATTGGCTCGCATCAAGGCGAAACTCTCCGTGCACGACATTGTAGCCGTTGGTATCACAAACCAGCGCGAAACGACCGTTGTCTGGAATCGCCGGACGGGCAAACCCTACTACAATGCCATCGTCTGGCAGGATATGCGAACGGCCGATCTGGTTATCGAATTTGCCAAAGCAGGAGGTCAAGACCGCTTTCGGTCTCAAACCGGTTTGCCACTGGCCACTTATTTCAGTGGCCTGAAATTGAAGTGGCTGTTGGACAATGTGCCCGATTTAAGAGACGATGCCGAACGGGGCGATGCGCTTTTCGGCAACATGGATACCTTCGTCGTCTGGAATTTGACAGGGGGCATACATGGCGGTCTGCATCTCACCGACGTGACCAATGCCAGCCGAACGCAACTGATGAATTTGCGAACGCTGAACTGGGACGATGAATTACTGGAAACCTTCACCGTTCCGCGCACCATGTTACCTCAAATCAGGCCGAGCAGCGAAGTGTATGGAACCGTCTCCTCAGAGGTATTGCCCGGTGTTCCGGTTGCGGGCATCCTTGGTGATCAGCAGGCTGCGCTGGTTGGTCAGACATGCTACGAACCTGGTCAGGCCAAAAACACCTATGGCACCGGTTGCTTCCTGCTGATGAACACAGGTACTGAGCTACGGGAGTCGACCTACGGCCTGCTGACAACGGTGGCTTACCAGTTCAAAGATGAACCGGTTCATTATGCACTCGAAGGCAGTGTTGCCATTACGGGCGCTCTGGTGCAGTGGTTGCGCGACAACTTAGGCATTATCAAGAAAAGCACCGATATCGAATCGCTGGCCCGCTCTGTAGACGACAACGGCGGAGCTTATTTCGTACCTGCCTTTTCTGGCCTATACGCTCCTCACTGGAAAGCCGATGCGCGGGGTGTTATAGCTGGACTAACGCGCTTTGTGAACAAAGGCCATCTGGCACGAGCTGTTCTGGAGGCAACGGCTTACCAGACCGTAGACGTTGTGCGGGCAATGGAGCAGGATGCTGGTGTTTCTCTCAAATCACTGCGTGTCGATGGTGGCATGGTGATCAATTCCCTGCTGATGCAATTCCAGTCCGACGTGCTCAACGGGCCGGTTGTTTGTCCGCAAATGACCGAAACAACCGCTCTTGGCGCTGCCTACGCAGCCGGACTGGCCGTAGGCTACTGGAAAAATCTGGACGACTTACGTCAGAACTGGGGAGTTGCCCGTACTTACGAACCAAACATGGACGACGCCCAGCGAAAACGACTCATGCACGGCTGGCAAAAAGCCGTCGAACGGTCATTTGGCTGGGAGGATTGA
- a CDS encoding OmpA family protein: MRINTLSVLLVALGLATGLAGCNSAMQAYKKGVRHYDAGEYNLALTQFEKAAKGSIDPARLNYYVAESYRLSNRFGDAVPFYQKAIEAKTAEPEARFNYAYALKSQGNYPAALEQLQQYVANAPRTTAKPILDKAKREIETLKAIDIIAKNKSLITLKNMGNLNSPGTEFAPVVRGEELVYTASKKEQVYKNNGLPMLGLYKAKLNQNPDETGNLVSTGQPELFSNNVFQGDVNEGTPAFSKDGKTMILARGNNGKRKGGQDVDLFISRLGDNSTWSQPLRLPISDSTAWDGSPAFSADGKTLYFASNRAGGAGGIDLYRTSIDASGRFSRPVNMGRDINTPGDEMFPYVGQNAKLYFSSDGHPGLGKLDVFVATRSGGVTRVENMGQPINSPADDFGLIYTDPTKGFLASNRTGGKGDDDIYFFQEGPAADTTTIVQNKRNGPKMVRYFLAGTVSANETPIAPLDSARVRILDDATGQPIAEVTTGQPGTFGKYPLQEGKDYTILAERKGYLTRREQFTMQGKSIPDIFLTKPETDTTFNVAILLDKATLNKTFVLENIYYDLDKYNIRPDAAEELDKLVTILKDNPTLKIELSSHTDVRAPDAYNMKLSQNRAKSAVDYIVSKGIDASRMVAKGYGETQLIVKTAKTEEEHQRNRRTEFKILEM; this comes from the coding sequence ATGAGAATCAATACGTTGTCTGTTTTGCTGGTAGCGCTGGGGTTGGCTACCGGACTGGCGGGCTGCAATTCAGCCATGCAGGCGTACAAAAAAGGCGTTCGTCATTACGACGCTGGGGAGTACAATCTAGCCTTAACTCAATTCGAGAAGGCAGCCAAAGGAAGCATTGATCCGGCCCGATTGAATTACTATGTGGCCGAATCCTATCGCCTGTCGAATCGGTTTGGCGATGCTGTTCCGTTCTATCAGAAAGCCATCGAAGCCAAAACCGCCGAACCCGAAGCCCGCTTCAATTATGCCTACGCATTAAAGTCACAGGGTAACTATCCAGCTGCCTTAGAGCAGTTGCAGCAGTACGTAGCCAATGCACCCAGAACCACTGCTAAACCTATACTCGATAAGGCAAAGCGCGAAATCGAAACGCTGAAGGCCATCGACATAATCGCGAAAAACAAGTCGCTCATTACCCTGAAGAACATGGGTAATCTTAACTCGCCGGGAACGGAATTTGCGCCCGTTGTGCGAGGAGAGGAATTGGTTTATACAGCTTCGAAAAAGGAGCAGGTTTATAAAAACAATGGCTTGCCCATGCTGGGTCTTTATAAAGCCAAGCTAAATCAAAATCCTGATGAGACCGGAAATCTTGTATCGACAGGGCAGCCTGAGTTGTTTAGCAACAACGTATTTCAGGGTGATGTGAATGAAGGAACGCCCGCTTTCTCGAAAGATGGCAAAACCATGATTCTGGCTCGCGGTAATAATGGCAAACGCAAAGGCGGTCAGGATGTTGATCTGTTTATCAGCCGGTTGGGCGACAACAGCACCTGGAGCCAGCCACTTCGGTTGCCCATCAGCGATTCGACTGCCTGGGATGGCTCTCCCGCTTTCTCGGCAGATGGAAAAACGCTCTACTTTGCATCGAACCGGGCTGGCGGAGCCGGAGGTATTGATCTGTATCGAACCAGCATCGACGCTTCGGGCCGATTCAGCCGTCCGGTCAATATGGGTCGTGACATTAATACACCCGGTGATGAGATGTTCCCGTACGTTGGTCAGAACGCCAAATTGTATTTTTCTTCTGACGGGCATCCTGGACTCGGCAAATTAGATGTATTTGTCGCAACGCGTTCGGGCGGAGTTACACGGGTCGAGAACATGGGGCAACCGATCAACTCACCCGCCGACGATTTTGGCCTGATTTATACCGACCCGACTAAAGGGTTTCTGGCATCGAACCGAACAGGTGGCAAGGGTGACGATGACATTTATTTCTTTCAGGAGGGGCCTGCTGCCGATACGACGACTATTGTACAGAACAAACGCAATGGACCTAAAATGGTACGCTACTTCCTGGCTGGAACCGTTTCAGCAAATGAAACCCCTATTGCCCCGCTCGATTCGGCGCGGGTTCGTATTCTGGACGATGCTACGGGGCAACCCATTGCCGAAGTGACAACGGGCCAGCCGGGCACGTTTGGCAAATATCCATTGCAGGAAGGCAAAGACTACACCATACTGGCAGAACGCAAAGGCTATCTGACCCGCCGGGAGCAGTTTACGATGCAGGGCAAGAGTATCCCGGATATTTTCCTGACTAAACCCGAAACCGATACCACATTCAACGTGGCAATTCTGCTCGACAAGGCGACGCTTAACAAAACGTTCGTGCTGGAAAATATTTATTACGATCTCGATAAGTACAACATCCGGCCGGATGCCGCCGAGGAACTCGATAAGCTAGTCACAATTCTGAAGGACAACCCGACGCTAAAGATTGAGTTAAGCTCACATACCGACGTGCGGGCACCGGATGCATACAACATGAAGCTATCGCAGAACCGGGCCAAGTCAGCCGTAGACTATATCGTATCGAAAGGGATCGATGCAAGCCGGATGGTTGCGAAGGGGTACGGCGAAACCCAACTGATTGTTAAAACCGCCAAAACTGAAGAAGAACATCAGCGTAACCGCCGGACGGAGTTTAAGATCCTGGAAATGTAG
- a CDS encoding T9SS type A sorting domain-containing protein codes for MKLFLYPKPSLCLLVVLFQLYVDSLKAQAPANLTADVVLTATTETDFAPFAFFSSTSQIAAAFNKARRTEETQLGLAANSLGTLVLPAGYAAFTDNQRAVFLINAERQARAGINYGSGPVLGKPLEGIETALDNTAQGHADYLFTTNTFGHTGADGSTPFQRVEATYPANCLQRNGSGNYTMGRAENAYQSCGGGATFVVEQAIFSWLYQDLGSAWGHRETVLIQNVDASGFSGFNDDRSPAGNEGFLGIGVKIGTGYTPCGALPARLVIMNIADPSSSAACTFSIENSALPVSLTFWKGHLEQNTVKLEWETAWEKNADYFLIQHSTDIEHFNSLGSVKSKGNTAQRQAYAFTDETPALGDNYYRLIQIDTDGVRQTSRIISVHRDNNASVNGLSAYPNPINKSIPFRLLIDEAVSTDVHLVDVLGVEIPVNQSRINKQELLIQPKMQPSAGIYFIIAYINGKRHFTKLMIN; via the coding sequence ATGAAGTTATTTTTATATCCTAAGCCCTCACTCTGCCTACTGGTGGTATTGTTCCAATTGTATGTAGATAGCCTAAAAGCTCAAGCTCCTGCGAACTTAACGGCAGACGTAGTTTTAACCGCTACGACGGAGACCGATTTTGCGCCTTTTGCTTTCTTCTCTTCCACATCTCAAATTGCAGCGGCTTTCAATAAAGCCCGGCGCACAGAGGAAACCCAACTAGGGCTGGCTGCTAATTCCCTGGGCACCTTAGTACTACCAGCAGGCTATGCTGCTTTTACGGATAATCAGCGGGCTGTGTTTCTAATAAATGCTGAACGTCAGGCCAGAGCAGGCATTAACTATGGAAGCGGCCCCGTATTGGGCAAGCCATTGGAAGGCATAGAAACAGCCCTGGACAATACCGCACAAGGGCATGCTGATTACTTATTTACAACCAATACATTTGGTCATACTGGAGCCGATGGCAGCACGCCTTTTCAGCGGGTCGAAGCTACTTATCCAGCCAATTGCCTACAACGGAATGGATCGGGTAACTATACAATGGGGCGTGCCGAAAATGCTTATCAGTCCTGCGGGGGTGGAGCAACATTTGTGGTGGAACAGGCCATTTTTAGCTGGCTCTATCAGGATCTGGGCTCAGCCTGGGGGCACCGTGAAACGGTTCTGATCCAGAATGTAGATGCCAGTGGCTTTTCAGGTTTTAACGATGATCGATCGCCAGCGGGCAACGAAGGATTCTTAGGCATTGGTGTCAAAATTGGCACAGGCTACACCCCCTGTGGCGCTTTGCCAGCCCGGCTGGTTATTATGAACATTGCAGATCCAAGCAGTAGTGCAGCTTGTACGTTTAGCATTGAAAACAGCGCATTACCAGTAAGTTTAACCTTCTGGAAAGGCCACCTTGAGCAGAACACGGTCAAGCTCGAATGGGAAACAGCCTGGGAAAAAAATGCCGACTATTTTTTGATACAGCATAGTACGGATATAGAGCATTTCAATAGCCTGGGAAGCGTAAAATCAAAAGGCAATACGGCTCAACGACAAGCCTATGCATTTACAGACGAAACTCCTGCTTTGGGTGATAACTACTATCGTTTGATCCAGATTGACACTGATGGAGTTAGACAAACTTCACGCATAATTTCTGTTCATCGCGACAACAATGCATCGGTCAATGGCTTGTCGGCTTACCCTAACCCAATTAATAAAAGCATTCCATTCAGGCTGCTAATCGATGAAGCTGTATCAACTGACGTGCATCTGGTTGATGTGTTAGGTGTAGAAATTCCTGTCAATCAATCGCGTATTAACAAACAGGAATTGCTGATACAGCCCAAAATGCAACCGTCAGCAGGCATCTATTTTATAATAGCCTACATCAATGGAAAACGTCATTTTACCAAGTTGATGATCAATTAG
- a CDS encoding peptidylprolyl isomerase, whose amino-acid sequence MPKAQMNTDKGTMLIEFFEKDAPKAVNNFITLAKKGFYDGVKFHRVIPNFMIQGGDPTGTGAGGPGYTIDCELTGDNQYHDRGVLSMAHRGRNTGGSQFFICHNRQNTQHLDRNHTVFGKVVEGLDVIDEIRQGDKINSITILEE is encoded by the coding sequence ATGCCAAAGGCACAAATGAATACCGACAAGGGAACAATGTTGATCGAATTTTTCGAAAAAGATGCCCCTAAAGCGGTTAATAATTTCATCACGCTTGCTAAAAAAGGATTTTACGATGGTGTTAAATTCCATCGAGTCATTCCTAACTTCATGATTCAGGGCGGTGACCCAACCGGTACTGGCGCTGGCGGGCCTGGTTATACGATTGATTGCGAATTAACCGGCGATAATCAGTATCATGACCGTGGCGTTTTATCGATGGCACACCGTGGGCGGAATACAGGTGGTTCGCAGTTTTTCATCTGCCACAATCGCCAGAATACGCAACACCTCGACCGTAACCATACCGTTTTCGGCAAAGTTGTGGAAGGATTAGATGTGATTGATGAGATTCGCCAGGGCGATAAAATCAACAGCATCACCATACTGGAAGAATAA
- a CDS encoding ABC transporter permease, with amino-acid sequence MFRNYLTIALRNFRRQKGFNLLNITGLAIGLASVTLIYLFIIDEQGFDRFHPDSDNLYVLGTHRKSNGYEYTSAYAAGAWQKAILNRFPDVIGGTQVISMGYPASFRDRKTDKILLSENVFWVNSDFKDVFHFPLLYGNPKTVFEKPNGIVLSATIARQFFGDQNPVGKPLEISHIYSTDNKYVPLTITGVLDDYPSNSHIQPDYLISTGMLRSMMTANNKNWLENWGAGPGWFLTYLHTKPNADIDKIKKLFNQVVQDNLPKDPASLTEPVILPLKGVHFNQDLRSSYNNSRIGDIKYLYIFASTALLVIIIASINYMNLATARAVRRAKEIGLRKVLGSNRRQLVLQFLGESLITTFIALLAALVLVVVLLPLFNVIAGKHFTLAHLAQGKLIGVTLGTTLLVGLLSGSYPALYLSGLLPISVLKNVRFTSRSSDWLRKGLVVLQYTITILLIVSTGIMMKQMNFIHRSTLSQSGDQLLSIRWSGMASLDKYRSLKQRILEDPELQVVTLANHLPNQDYFGSLDHDVTFPQLGNQPHRWAGMKGDFDLPNAFNLELVAGRKFRSDNPADSSAYLLNESAVKALGLPLDKVLGMHLTIKRPMEESNQKREGTVIGIVRDFPYRSIHHTISPLAISARPDPEDRIMYVKLPNGKFQEKIAEVEKKWKQVLPDVGFDHWFMSEEFGRMYEGENRMSGLFKAFSLLSILIACLGLFGLSSYLAERRTKEIGIRKVMGASLLQILRLLFTPFLNLLAVACLIAVPLGWFMMYRWLEDFTYRVPIDAFIFLLSILLVVLLTAVVVSYETVRAALTNPLNSIRQE; translated from the coding sequence ATGTTTCGAAATTACCTAACCATTGCCCTGCGCAATTTTCGTCGCCAGAAAGGATTTAACCTGCTCAATATTACGGGCCTGGCCATTGGCCTGGCCAGCGTTACGCTCATTTACCTGTTTATTATTGACGAACAGGGTTTTGATCGCTTTCACCCCGACTCCGATAACCTCTATGTGCTGGGAACCCACCGAAAATCAAATGGATACGAATACACATCGGCTTACGCAGCGGGTGCCTGGCAGAAAGCAATTCTGAATCGGTTTCCGGATGTAATCGGCGGGACGCAGGTCATTTCGATGGGCTATCCAGCCTCGTTTCGCGATCGAAAAACGGATAAAATCCTATTGTCGGAGAATGTGTTCTGGGTGAATTCCGACTTCAAGGATGTCTTTCATTTCCCATTGCTCTATGGAAACCCAAAAACGGTGTTTGAGAAACCAAATGGGATTGTGCTTAGCGCAACGATTGCCCGGCAATTTTTCGGCGATCAGAATCCAGTCGGTAAACCGCTCGAAATAAGTCATATCTATTCAACGGACAATAAATACGTTCCGTTGACAATAACCGGTGTTCTTGACGATTATCCGAGTAATTCGCACATCCAGCCCGATTACCTGATCAGCACGGGTATGCTGCGTTCGATGATGACGGCCAACAACAAAAACTGGCTGGAAAACTGGGGAGCCGGGCCGGGCTGGTTTCTGACCTATCTCCATACTAAGCCCAATGCCGATATCGATAAAATCAAAAAATTGTTCAATCAGGTCGTACAGGACAATCTCCCCAAAGATCCCGCCAGTTTGACTGAACCCGTAATTCTTCCGCTAAAAGGTGTGCATTTCAATCAGGACCTGCGGTCGAGCTATAACAACAGCCGGATTGGTGATATTAAATACCTCTACATTTTTGCCTCAACGGCCCTGCTCGTGATCATCATTGCCAGCATCAACTACATGAATCTGGCTACGGCTCGGGCCGTTCGACGAGCGAAAGAAATTGGCTTACGGAAAGTGCTGGGAAGTAACCGGCGTCAGTTGGTATTGCAATTTTTGGGAGAATCCCTGATCACTACGTTCATCGCGCTGCTCGCTGCGCTTGTGTTGGTTGTCGTATTATTGCCCTTGTTTAACGTCATTGCGGGGAAGCATTTTACGCTGGCCCATCTGGCACAGGGGAAGTTGATCGGCGTTACTCTAGGAACTACGTTGCTGGTTGGCCTGCTTTCGGGCAGTTATCCCGCGCTGTATTTATCGGGCCTGCTGCCTATCAGTGTATTAAAAAATGTCCGGTTCACCAGCCGTAGCTCCGACTGGCTTCGGAAAGGTCTGGTTGTCCTGCAATACACCATTACGATTCTGCTGATTGTCTCGACTGGTATTATGATGAAGCAGATGAATTTTATTCATCGCTCGACCTTAAGCCAGAGTGGCGATCAACTACTTTCGATTCGATGGTCGGGTATGGCTTCGCTGGATAAATACCGTTCCCTGAAGCAGCGCATTCTGGAAGACCCTGAATTACAGGTCGTCACGCTGGCCAATCACTTACCGAATCAGGATTATTTTGGCTCGCTGGATCATGATGTTACGTTTCCGCAACTCGGTAATCAGCCGCACCGGTGGGCAGGCATGAAAGGCGATTTTGACCTCCCGAACGCCTTTAACCTGGAGTTGGTTGCGGGTCGAAAATTCAGGTCGGATAATCCGGCCGATTCCAGTGCGTACCTGCTCAACGAAAGCGCCGTCAAAGCGCTGGGTCTTCCGCTGGATAAGGTGCTGGGCATGCATCTGACCATAAAACGGCCCATGGAAGAATCGAATCAGAAGAGGGAAGGAACCGTGATCGGCATTGTCCGCGATTTTCCTTATAGATCCATACATCATACCATTTCGCCCTTAGCGATCAGCGCCCGACCTGACCCCGAAGATCGGATCATGTATGTAAAATTGCCAAACGGTAAGTTTCAGGAAAAGATAGCCGAGGTAGAAAAAAAGTGGAAGCAGGTGCTGCCCGATGTTGGCTTCGATCACTGGTTCATGAGCGAGGAGTTTGGCCGGATGTATGAAGGCGAAAACCGGATGTCGGGTTTATTTAAAGCATTTTCTCTGCTGTCCATTCTGATTGCCTGCCTGGGCTTATTCGGCCTGTCGTCGTACCTGGCCGAACGGCGTACCAAAGAGATCGGTATCCGCAAAGTGATGGGGGCTTCTCTGCTCCAGATCCTCAGACTGTTGTTTACACCTTTCCTTAATTTACTGGCCGTTGCCTGTCTGATAGCCGTGCCGTTGGGTTGGTTCATGATGTACCGATGGCTCGAAGATTTTACCTATCGCGTGCCTATCGATGCATTCATTTTCCTGCTAAGCATCCTTCTGGTTGTCCTATTGACGGCCGTCGTTGTCAGCTACGAAACGGTACGGGCTGCTTTAACAAACCCGCTGAACTCGATTCGGCAAGAGTAA